From the genome of Solanum lycopersicum chromosome 12, SLM_r2.1:
TCAAATTGGAGCTaatcctatttttcatgaaaggacCAAACACATTGagattgattgtcattttgtgaGGGAAAAAATCAAAAGTGAAATGATACAAACAGAATATATCAACTCAAAGGAACAGTTAGCAGATCTTCTAATCAAAGGACTGAGAATTACTCAACATCTTGGACTGTTAGACAAGCTTGGAATCTTCAATGTCTATAAAGATtccagcttgagggggagtattGGAATTACATAATCCAATAAGTAGTTAAGTTTGTTAGTATTAGTTAGTTAGGAGTCATGAAAGTAGTTAGACTACTTGTAGTTATTTATAACTAACTACAGCTCCTAAAGTGTGAATAAATAGCATAACATGATTCCTATAAATAGGAATAAAAATTGTATTCAacatatatgaataatatactctctgtttcttcttcttcttcttctagatATTTTCATCTGTCAATTCCTTAGAATTGCAGAGATCTGCAACAATGGAGTTTTAACTCCATGATCATATAAaatctattaattgttgttactTACATAGTTGAAGTTTGATCCATCTAAACCATCCTCATAGCCATTCTTTCTTGTACTATTAACTTCAGTCTCGACCATGTAAGCTCCACTTCTTGTATTTGTACTCACTTTTCTTTTAGATTTGAAATCAGAAGGATACCCAATCAGCTTGTAACATTGATCCTTATTATGACCTTTGTATCTGCAGAACTCACACACAACAAAAACGTTACATTTTCAATCCTTGAATTACACTTGTTCTTGAATATATCACCATAGGATCTACACCAGAATCAGTCACAGAACTTAACCCTACCCTTGACCTGCTAGAAGTCACCTTCTGACACTCATCATTCACCACCATTGTATATGCTTGATTCACTGTAGGAACATGACTCATCAACAAAATCTCACTTCTTGCCTTTTCAAACAATTCATTCAATCCCATCAagaatttatacaatttatgtcgcttcaaataatcaaaaaatccTCTTGCCTTTTCACAGTCACATCCAGGAGGAGGCACTAAAGCTTCAAATTCATCCCACAAGGTTTTAAGCTTAGTAAAAATATACTGATACAGACTCCGTACCCTGTTGCAATGTCGCAATTTTTTATGCAAGCTAAAGGTTCTTGACTCATCTAACTGATCAAACCTTTATTTGAGATCATTTAATACCCCTTGAGCTAATGAAGCAAAAGCTATTCCTCCTAACAGACTTTTGACATCGAGTTTAGGAGCCATGAGAAAACAATAGAATTCACCCTCTCCCACTGGCTTCCTAGTTCTGCACTTGCATCCTCCTTTGTACAAGATCCATCTATCAATCCAATCTTGTTCCTTCCAAGTAGAGCCAACTTAATCGACCTACTCCACAAAGCATAATTTTCAATTCCAACCAGTTGAAACGAGATCAAACTTAACCCACTGATATCAGTAGGACTCAAGAACATTGGATGACTATAATCGACCCCTTGACTCATAGACAAAACTGGAACAGAGCTGGGATTTTCGACAGCACTACTGGCTTCAATGGTTTGTTCAGATCATGTTagcattttttcttcttattctttaaACTTAATTgaggaaaaataaatgaacaagAACAACTTCTAATGCAGGCTTTCAAAAACAATACGCAGCTGAACAAGAAGACTTCAGATTCCTCacaagctctgataccatgaagtGACTAACAATTGAACAATATGAAAGTAGAATTGTAGAAGAAGGTGAAGATTGTTTTAATTCTTGAAGTGTATCATATAATGAATAAGcctatatgtgtgtgtgtgtgtatatatatatatatatatatagacacacacaaACACTAACTTTAGGAAAGTAACTACCTAACCTTTAACTTCAACAATACTaactaaaattagaaaaaaattcttatttgattaattaagtcTTTCTTTGATATTTTTGTACGTCTTGATAactttatctattttttatactttgttACCAACtaagaaatacaataaaatacaaatattatgtCGGGGCttataaaagtgaaaaaatcaCGACACACACTTTTGTAGAATTTTcccaaaatatacaaaataatggGCCTCTATTGAATTCTGATTAGAACAATTGCAAGCTAGGAACTAGCTCTAGTTCTCAAAGCAATAAACTTCATAGgttatttcttctcttttcaagttaagtattacttaaaaataagtttttatttttgtttattcttaAATACTTTCTCCGTCCACTTTTAACTgacatgttttttcttttttatagttaaataataaaaagtttgactaatattttacaagtatttttttttcatatttatgtaaaaaattacaatttataatactttcCATATAgtttttaatatcaaaacttgttatttaaaatactgaattaatgttatataattttattttaacaattacTTAACTAGGCTTTCGTAAAACACAACATAACAATTAAAAGTGGATATAAAAAGTAACTGTGTTTCTTGGAAAGTTGGAAATAGTACAACTcgatatataaatattgttgtAGTGTGCATGCTAGCTAGCAACAAATCATAGGTGCTACATCTTACAGTCTACAATAGTagtaatataacaaaaataaaaatgaaataaaaattatttatgcgtAAGGAAAAATGTTCAACTTATCATCAAACGCTAAATTCTGGATCCGCCTTCAGTAATATTGTTAGTAGAAGCAGTGCCTATAGGGTGATTGATTCCCAGAGTGTTCTTAACAGCTTCAGCAGTGTTTTGAGCCATGTTTGCAGCTCCATGAGCCACATTAGATGCACCTTGTGTTGCACCTTGTGCTACTCCTTGAGCCATGTTAGCAGCTCCATGAGCCACATTAGCTACACCTTGTGCTGCTCCATGAGCCACATTAACTGCACCATGTGCTGCTCCTTGAGCCATATTTGCAGCTACATGAGCCACATTAGCTGCACCTTGTGTTGCTCCTTGAGCCATGTTCTTCACTTGTGTCCCGGTCTTTGAtcaaacatatttaattaaggaaattttatataaatctcATCAATTTCATAGTGTTAAGAGCTAATTACATTTTATTCCTACTATTTTTCAAATTAgaaaaatcccttaaatttgGTGGAATTCCAATACAACTCCAAAATGTCCTGATACATCGCATCCCAATTTCGGATACATCCCTTAGCGTCTGGATACATTGTGGCTCGATTTCGAATGCATCACGTAAAGTCTTGATACTTCGTTTAAAGTGATGTATCCAAAAATAGGAGAACatagatatttttataatttttttcaaatgataCGAAATTAtcgaaaatataataaaaataaattgtatattaagtaattttttatttaattaattattaatattaacgaAATATTATACTCATATGAGGGTCTTTAAATGGACAGTTCAAATTGCATTTGATGGCTTAAAGATGGTTGAATCAATACATGGGTTCAGTGCGCGTTGAAAAGTAAATTAGGTTGAATTGAATTTGGTCATAAATAATCCAACCCTCCTAACACTTAATGAATTTaactttattgtttattttcttctatattttatttaataaccaaataaaattaaataaaaaaatattctcctatttttatttaaatattttgatacaaTTTCTCATGAGTCAGTTTATACAACATATTTAACACAAATCAATCAACTTTTGAATTaggaaaattttgaactaattaaaatagacaaaattaataaatagataaatcattaacatcaaattaaataaagtaataCTGTCAATGGCTCATTTTTCCACCCATAGACTAACATATGGTATAATTATGTTAATACCTCTTGAATCAAATTGGTTGCTTGGCCTTGGTCTGTCGATTCATCCCTTCTTATCTGCAATTGATGGGAAAAAAATGACTTCACTATATAGAACTGTGTCATCTAACATTATTTTGcaagaatttaattaaatgtatctaattatagtaataaattataatgtcACTTAAGCAAATtcgagaaagaaaaaatgatctTCTATAATCAGTTACAATtcaatgaattttgaaatatctCCTATGACCTATTCATCAATTTCTTATGTTATATTCTCATATCTcatgtaaaagtaaatgtaGTGAGACATGAAATCGATCGCTTAtgcataataatatataaatcgAGTATATATACCTGAGCTTGTCCAGGAACTTTACCACTGCTATAAAAGTCTTTGCTAGccatgttaattaattttgtgatttatgTTTGTGTGATGAAGTTAAGGTAGTAATTGATGAAATGATTTGATATGTGGGAAAATATATATAGGTGATTTATGTGCTCAAAAGGTGAGCTTAATGGATACATTTTCTAACTTATGGAGGACAAAATTCAACAACTTGATTGGTACTACCATGAACTATGGTTTGGATTGGTTAACAACATATCAAAAGGAATTCTTGATCCGTTTTCTTGGGATAAGTTgagaaatagaaaagaaattactaaacaaatatttttttgtaaaatgttttcctaaaagacaattttttttttatcttcaagTGTTTGATaagtaattaacaaaaaaaattaaaagtattttatatataatttaggaAAATGTTATATAAGTAGGGTGGATGGTAggattgggggggggggggggggatatgTAGGTGGGATGAAACTGGGGTGTGTTAAAACTTGAAAGATGGAGAGCAAAATTAATGTGAATTGTTTGAGACGATTAACGTGAAATATCTATTGTATAGCTCCAACGACGACAATTATTATACCTCAATAACGAGTAATTTCTTTAGATAGTCACTCATGTTTGAGAAATTACCTAATAATATcacttatgtttgttttaggaCTAAAATATCACTTAACTTTACTTACTTTCCTAAAAATATACttgacaaacaaaaaaaaaacgtaTTTCTTTCCTAATTGAATGTCATGTCACATTCTTTTAAAGGGAAATTACATGACAAACTAtgttaagtaattaattaataaggggATAATAACCAATTACCCCTCTAGCCTATACCCAAAATCCCTACGACACACCTTATCTTTgatgaggtcctattaccccctccaacttttttttaagtaatatattaCCCCTTGCGTGCGTACGTGGCAAAAATAATCTGCAAGGTCGATTTGTTTGTTGAACACGCGCCGGGATCCACTTTTTCAGTTTTCGATAAAGTGACTTTAATGAAATATACTCCTCCTCTCTCACGTCCCACCCCACTTCCTATGCCCCATAATTAATAAATCTatatgaataaagataatgagttttgtttcaaattgttaatattgatcttttattattttatcagttggtttaatataattatcaagttcagaattaataaacataaaataagaattaataatcgacataaaaagatgtaaaaaatatattttactttaccTTTTCAAATCAAGGAGCTTGAATGATAATGGATGGAGCTTCTTCAAAAATGAAGAACCATAAACATGggattattttttgaaaagaggaagaagatgctttgagagaaacaataaaatttatttttgatttttttttcaaattgctttGACACGTGGCTCATTTTTATTGGCCATTGTTAGCCAAAAGCTGCACTCACTCTGCACTCACACGCCCTAGATGGGTGAAATCACGATTTTTGTCACGTAGGCACGCAAGGGGtaatatattacttaaaaaaaaagttggagggggtaataggacctcatcAAAGATAAGGTGTGTCGTAGGGATTTTGGGTATAGGCTAGGGATGTAATTGAGTATTATCCCATTAATAAgagtatagtttaatttatttactctcaataataatagtttcattttttttttcataattaatgaGACCCACCACCTATTTGTATACCAATAGTAAAAgacttatttatgattttatatataattttatataaaatcattttatctCTTCTATCTCCATTACATCTTTTTGTCCTAAAATCACTCCTCCAcactattttaaatttcaaatttcataagaTTTCACGTACTTCCTTCCGTCTTGCTCTCATTTTTCGCAGGTAACCCAtgaatctattttttttccttcatcaacaattgtatatgtattatgtttcttagttttcatattatttttttaaaaaatctttctttctcatcatATTACAAGTTGTTTAAAATCTGAATGAAAGATTCATCTCAATCTGTAAGAATTGCCTGTTTGAATGTTATGTATATAGTTGTTTGTACaatgaattattatatacaaaactGATCAAGTTATTTTGTAttgttatattcatattttaagttttttgtatattcaattagttatatatgtatataagtatgacttttaaaaaataatacaattatttgtgtaataatttgttttaaatcacaattttttttgtattttacgtTATTATGTACAAAACTGCTTGAAGGATTTGTGTATTTACAAGtactatattcatatttttaattatacatatacaataacttatatatgtatataataattaatttaatacaaatcaaacaatttatattcattttattcacATTCGtatataaatttgtttataaatatacagtttttttgtatttttgtatattcattttatttacattCGTATATAAACTttgtttatacatatacaattttttttatattcaactagttatgtatgtatataagtaattactttaaaatttttggtacaattatttgtataataatttattttaaatcacattttttttgtattttacattattatatacaaaactGCTTGAGGGATTTGTGTGTATATGTACATAATAATTACTTTACAATTTGGTGCaaattaaacaatttataatcaatttaCTTGCATTCGTATATAAACtctatatacataaaaaattttagttttccATAAACAAGTTTGTATGGTTTTTAGTCGTAGTAGAattcttttttgagaaaatatttgattttgaatgtttaGCATAAATTATGGGATCATGTTAATGGTTTTTTTTTACCATATTTAGGGCTATTGTTACTATCTAATGGAAAAGTAAAATAtagtacaaattttttttaaaaatattttatacaaaataaaaagctaaataacaaactaaactatacccataaaatataattatgtaaactatactcatataatgttatttcataaatttagtttgtcatataagaaattttccctttttaaaatttattaatgatattttttttaattctttaaatgTATGTAGGCTCCTAAtactaatttatttcaaatatttaatcgCCATTATAAATCAAGGtttattttaatacaaagaaaaaaataatttagatagATAAAGGAAATAATAGATAATGAAATACGAAATTCGTGGatagtaatatttaattaagtgttttttattattaacttgaaaaataataagttataaaagtaattaattagtaCACATGTGATATTTATTATGTGCGTGATTTTCTTCGCACAAAAAATCTACTTGTTAAttgtaaagataaaataatgtcAGTTCTGACAAGAAATTGAAAGCTGAGCTAACCTTCGGTTAAACAGAATTTAGTTATATGTATAACTAGACTTTCTTAGGTTATATTTATTGACTTTtggtaattataaaagaaattattataagGCTAAGAAAATATCATTTGACCTTATTTACACACATTATTAGAAAgcatcaaataattattttggtaaTCTCTAGCTAATGTGTAGCTAAATAGCTTGGTGGACAAGTGCGAGTCGAAGAATAGGATTGACAGATTTTTAGGTTGATGTTTGTTTTTGAAATGAGATTCATGTTATACCTTTGGAGaaactcaaaacaaaaattcacacgTTTTTAGGTTCAATGACGATGTAGACGAGGGAACAACAAAAGAAGATGCATGATATTGGTTTGGGTTATGACATATATGATATTAGAGTCAGATATTTTCTGGTATAGTATATGTGCCCATAACTAAGGACGAATAGACGTGGATAGAACATACAGAATGATCGACAGAGTTCTACTGACAAGCTTTTAAAGAATAGtgtgtatataaaattttaagcaaagttaacatcatcatcagaatgaaaaagaaaaataaaaatttataatacaagtttataTAGTATATGATATGTAGGTACATGCATTTTTTAACTCAATGATGACGTAGTCCAAAAACAAATTTATGGTCAATGAGATTGTAATTGTGACGTTTATTACTTGATtataacttcattttttttgacttatttaacatTACTAGTGAAACTATTCGCGTTTCGCgcaattatatgaaatatttataagataataatatgaaatatataatatttacgtTAGTATcgaatatatagataatatttatatttcttctcGTCTGTGATATCATAAActtttataaaacatataatatatatttgtttgttttgtatatgtatatattagaacaaaatataccgtgatgaagtaaatgaaataagggataatatgttgaaataacaatatattgtattagattgaaaatattttagatgttttaattttctctatcttttctAGGAGTAGTGATGTTCTATCCAAACTCTGATTTCGTCAAaacaatattgttttcttttattttattattacactAGTAAACTTAGCCGCGCTATGCGCGGTGTctaaaagttttcatttttatttaatttttaaattcaaatagattagttaataaattttatcatttagctttgtaatttcaactcaatacatgaattaattttatcaaaaaatatatacatgtacGGTCAAATAtctatacttttttttggttgaatagtacctattattttatgttaattataatatataattaagaatttatgacTTCATTATCCATTTGAATGagttctcaaaattaaatatggttaactttgatgttttgttaagaatttaaagtgagatttttagtattttaaactttttaaaaaatatcaaaagaattaaaatagtaataaattcaaaaacagacttagaaatatgaaaaattattcgtAATAGATAAGCTACCTATAATTTGAAGACTTGAAAAAagtaattcaatatttatatattaagatatAAAGTTCTCTGTATATtgattctttgaaaaaaaaaatgggtgatacatgattttagtttggtaaaataatttttagtgatatagaattaacataaaaataatatattattgttaaaatgcataataaaataagtaataaatgaacaattatAGATGAATGATAAAAGGTTTTATGGTAAgacttaaaaaaaacttatatatctactaaaaacttataattagactcttgaattttttttgaataaagtaaacataaaaaaattgttcacaaataatatgaatatttataattattaacgataaataatattttcttataattaaagtGTAGGATAAAAAGTTAAGTAAATTTTTAGAATCATAATAATGGAGGATGAATGGTTAAGtaataagtatatttgaaatgattatctgtattaattttttccttgataaattttcttttataattctaagttttttttttaaatttatttcaacgCTATTATTagtctcctttttttttttagtctttgcttatttaattccaataagaaaacataaacaattagCATCGTAATTAAGAGAATGAAGTTTGCTCGTCTTTAGTATTTTTActagtttatatatatttttgtaaaacagTAACAATTAACATCAAATCTTAACATAATCAAGTTAGCTTGTCTTaagctttttattaatttaagcagaatgtttaaatgaattctcttaattaatttttattatatttttcatgattcatattttatttaaaatttaaaaataacttcataataattttgCTTGTCTCCCGCCGCTAAGCGTATctacaaatacattttaatgttttcaagaaTTGTTTTTGTCATACTTTTAGTAATGATCTTGCTCTTATAATTTCAtgcaaaaaaaacaaatcaattattctcttttatatatcttattttgtatcattcttattagaagtaaaaataattatacaaagaaGTCTTTGTCAATAGATTTTGCATTACAAGATTAAAGTAGAGGACAATTAagctaaacataaatatatttggttagaaatattttttgatgtgATTTTAAGATGTCACAAATTTAAACATTAAGTAATTTGGGGTTAGGAAGGTATAAAGTTGGAAGTTATAGGTATTactaataagtattaattaagtATAGAGGTTTTGAAGGATGAAGAGGTGTGAGtttaagataaaaattaaattaaaaataaatatataaaaataagagaaaaaggtaaaaaatatgtgacatatttttttaataaacaaaaatatgtttaagtaAAATCCTCCACcatttttatgacttattttattatatgacatattttctttttacctcattttagaaatttcaaattattaaatgtctccaaatatgcttctaataataaacattatttttagtaattactattattttgaacaatatatattttttctcttattttatattataggagagatatctattaagagaaaaaataattaaaaataaatttaaaaagggacacaaaattaaaaagttagtcaaaaggaatagaattttttttgaaattatcaaaaaaaaaaagtaatcgtacgaatgttttaaaataaaattaaaaaatatttaattttttgctgattaaattctcaaaattgtgAAACATTTGgcctataaataataattatatatgaacaatataaaaaataatgcaacgtTAAAATTATGTAGTTTTACCATATCattattatgtgattgtgagata
Proteins encoded in this window:
- the LOC138340479 gene encoding uncharacterized protein: MSQGVDYSHPMFLSPTDISGLSLISFQLVGIENYALWSRSIKLALLGRNKIGLIDGSCTKEDASAELGSQVRSLYQYIFTKLKTLWDEFEALVPPPGCDCEKARGFFDYLKRHKLYKFLMGLNELFEKARSEILLMSHVPTVNQAYTMVVNDECQKVTSSRYKGHNKDQCYKLIGYPSDFKSKRKVSTNTRSGAYMVETEVNSTRKNGYEDGLDGSNFNYISAILRN
- the LOC109119152 gene encoding predicted GPI-anchored protein 23, coding for MASKDFYSSGKVPGQAQIRRDESTDQGQATNLIQETGTQVKNMAQGATQGAANVAHVAANMAQGAAHGAVNVAHGAAQGVANVAHGAANMAQGVAQGATQGASNVAHGAANMAQNTAEAVKNTLGINHPIGTASTNNITEGGSRI